The Lineus longissimus chromosome 2, tnLinLong1.2, whole genome shotgun sequence genome window below encodes:
- the LOC135482618 gene encoding phospholipid-transporting ATPase ID-like isoform X6 yields MMPVKNNKVYASEDGTVNHAHVKRSTGDGETSTEPLPVKRKKGEPETKRKLRANDSEYNAAFQYANNYISTSKYNFLTFVPKNLFEQFQRIANAYFLGLLILQLIPWISSLTPLTTIIPLVGVLMLTAAKDAFDDIQRHRSDNRVNNRLSHVLRNGKVVDEVWHKVVVGDIIKMVNNQFVAADLLLLSSSEPNSLCYVETAELDGETNLKVRQAIPEIAEMGDNEEELAKFDGSIQCEPPNNRLGKYDGTLTWEGQQFSLDNEKLLLRGCVLRNTEWCYGLVVFAGKDTKLMQNCGKTTLKRTHIDRLVNILIIGIFIFLLSICLLCTICSGVWETLIGQNFQAYMPWDFYIPGGPSKEGTKAAGATVIALLVFLSYIIILNTVVPISLYVSVEVLRMAHSFWINWDEKMYHAKTDTPAHSRTTTLNEELGQIEYIFSDKTGTLTQNIMSFMKCSINAKSFGDAYDELGNKLEIGEKTPRVDFSDNPMSEPKFEFFDKALVQAVKSGDSDCHDFFRLLALCHTVMPEEKDGVLEYQAQSPDEGALVSAARNFGFVFRSRTPTTITIEVNGNTEVYELLCILDFNNVRKRMSVIVRKDGKIKLLCKGADNVIFERLGPKCRDLQELTTSHLSDFANEGLRTLCLAQKDISEEYYNSWKKDYHDASCAMELRDERLDEVYEQIEKDLELIGASAIEDKLQDGVPDAIANLALAGIKIWVLTGDKQETAINIGYSCKLLTDEMEDIFIIDGDSYQTVEDQIEGAKTVIKKSGNYPGVDVSFQTGSKTPLQPNENGTVGEQVVEDGDGVFALVINGHSLVYALDPKMEMLFLEVASLCKAVICCRVTPLQKALVVDLVKENKKAVTLAIGDGANDVSMIKTAHIGVGISGQEGMQAVLASDFSIAQFRYVERLLLVHGRWSYLRMCKFLKYFFYKNFSFTLCHFWFAFFCGFSAQTLYDQFFITCYNVFYTSLPVLMMGVFEQDVNDDYSTRYPKLYVPGQRNILFNKKVFAWSVIEGFLTSFALFFISYGALKDMVRPDGLDMADHHSFGVTVASILIVVVTLRCALDTIYWTGFNHFVIWGSIVFYFAFTFVLYADIWAYSYIGTGRNVMATASFWFTMLLTVVILLAPIIAWRFYNVDTTPTLSDRVRLRQRISKSKSKATDLTLRRSFSRRSTRSLRSGYAFSHQEGFGELITSGKNMRASFMDSRNEKKPG; encoded by the exons CTCATCCCATGGATCTCATCTCTGACCCCCCTAACCACCATCATACCGTTAGTAGGCGTGTTAATGCTCACTGCAGCCAAGGATGCTTTTGATGATATC CAACGCCATCGGAGTGATAATCGCGTAAACAATCGCTTGTCGCACGTGTTACGCAATGGCAAAGTTGTGGACGAGGTTTGGCACAAGGTTGTGGTCGGTGACATCATCAAGATGGTCAACAATCAGTTCGTAGCT GCTGACTTACTGCTGCTCTCGTCTAGTGAACCCAACAGTCTTTGCTATGTGGAAACTGCTGAATTGGACGG TGAGACCAATCTCAAAGTTCGCCAAGCGATCCCAGAGATTGCGGAGATGGGGGACAATGAAGAGGAACTCGCCAAATTTGATG GTTCCATCCAATGTGAGCCGCCCAACAACCGTCTGGGCAAGTACGATGGCACGCTCACTTGGGAGGGGCAGCAGTTTTCATTGGACAATGAGAAGTTACTCCTTCGTGGTTGTGTCCTCAGGAACACGGAGTGGTGCTATGGGCTAGTCGTCTTCGCGGGGAAGGACACAAAACTCATGCAGAATTGCGGGAAAACGACATTGAAGAGAACTCATATAGATCGACTGGTCAATATTCTCATTATAGGG ATCTTCATCTTCCTGTTGTCCATATGTCTGTTATGTACCATCTGCAGTGGAGTCTGGGAGACCTTGATTGGCCAGAACTTTCAGGCCTACATGCCGTGGGATTTCTACATCCCAGGCGGGCCTTCGAAGGAAGGGACCAAGGCGGCCGGGGCAACAGTCATTGCTCTATTGGTGTTCCTCTCCTATATCATTATACTCAACACTGTGGTACCGATTTCGTTATATGTCAG TGTGGAAGTTCTGCGCATGGCTCACAGTTTCTGGATAAACTGGGATGAAAAGATGTACCATGCTAAGACAGACACCCCAGCCCACTCAAGAACGACAACATTAAACGAGGAACTAGGCCAAATCGAGTATATTTTCTCGGACAAAACAGGGACATTGACACAG AATATCATGTCCTTCATGAAGTGCTCAATCAATGCCAAGTCATTTGGTGATGCATATGATGAACTTGGCAATAAGCTGGAGATTGGTGAG AAAACACCAAGAGTCGATTTTTCAGACAATCCTATGTCGGAGCCGAAGTTTGAGTTCTTCGACAAAGCGTTGGTCCAGGCTGTTAAGTCGGGGGATTCCGACTGTCACGATTTCTTCAGGCTGTTGGCTTTATGTCATACTGTCATGCCAGAAGAAAAGGATG GTGTGTTGGAATACCAGGCACAATCCCCTGATGAAGGAGCCCTTGTCTCGGCAGCGAGGAACTTTGGATTTGTGTTCAGG tcgCGTACGCCCACCACAATCACCATTGAAGTGAATGGAAACACAGAAGTTTATGAACTCCTCTGTATTCTAGATTTTAACAACGTCAGGAAAAGAATGTCC GTGATAGTACGCAAAGATGGTAAGATCAAGTTGTTATGTAAAGGTGCTGATAATGTGATATTTGAGAGACTTGGTCCAAAATGCCGGGATCTGCAAGAGCTTACCACCAGTCACTTGAGC GACTTTGCCAATGAAGGTCTCCGGACCTTATGTCTAGCCCAAAAGGACATCAGTGAAGAATATTACAACAGTTGGAAGAAGGATTACCATGATGCAAG CTGTGCCATGGAGCTGCGTGATGAGCGGTTGGATGAGGTCTACGAACAGATCGAGAAGGACTTGGAATTAATCGGGGCCTCGGCTATTGAGGACAAACTCCAAGATGGCGTACCAGATGCCATCGCCAATCTTGCACTCGCCGGTATCAAGATTTGGGTGTTGACGGGGGACAAACAAG AAACTGCAATCAACATTGGATATTCTTGTAAATTGCTTACGGACGAAATGGAAGATATATTCATCATCGACGGTGATTCATATCAGACAGTTGAAGATCAAATTGAGGGCGCCAAGACTGTCATCAAGAAATCTGGCAACTACCCGGGCGTTGATGTGTCCTTCCAAACTGGCAGCAAAACACCCCTCCAGCCGAATGAGAATGGGACAGTCGGTGAACAAGTCGTAGAAGATGGCGACGGTGTCTTCGCTCTTGTCATCAATGGGCATAGCTTG GTTTATGCTCTAGATCCCAAGATGGAGATGCTGTTCTTAGAGGTGGCTTCCTTGTGTAAAGCTGTGATATGTTGTCGAGTGACACCGCTCCAGAAAGCGCTTGTTGTCGACCTGGTCAAGGAAAATAAGAAGGCGGTCACTCTTGCCATCGGAGATGGAGCAAACGACGTCAGTATGATCAAAA CTGCTCACATTGGAGTCGGCATCAGTGGCCAGGAAGGAATGCAGGCTGTGCTCGCCAGTGACTTCTCCATTGCTCAGTTCCGTTATGTGGAACGCCTACTCTTAGTCCATGGCAGGTGGTCCTACCTCAGAATGTGCAAGTTCCTCAAGTATTTTTTCTATAAGAACTTCTCCTTCACTCTCTGCCACTTCTGGTTTGCGTTTTTCTGTGGATTTTCTGCTCAG ACTCTGTATGACCAGTTCTTCATTACATGTTATAATGTCTTCTACACATCGTTGCCGGTTTTAATGATGGGCGTATTTGAGCAG GATGTCAATGATGACTACTCAACCCGCTACCCGAAGCTGTACGTCCCTGGTCAGCGCAATATCCTCTTCAACAAGAAGGTGTTTGCGTGGAGCGTCATCGAAGGTTTCCTGACTTCCTTTGCTCTCTTCTTCATCTCATATGGAGCGCTCAAAGATATGGTCCGGCCGGATGGGTTAGACATGGCTGATCATCATTCATTTGGCGTCACCGTTGCGAGTATCCTCATCGTGGTTGTTACACTTAGA TGTGCCTTGGATACCATCTACTGGACAGGATTCAACCACTTTGTGATATGGGGAAGCATTGTTTTCTATTTTGCTTTCACATTTGTCTTGTACGCTGATATATGGGCTTACTCTTACATCGGCACAGGGCGGAACGTCATGGCGACCGCATCCTTTTGGTTCACAATGCTATTAACAGTGGTAATCCTATTGGCGCCAATCATTGCCTGGCGGTTCTACAATGTGGACACCACACCTACGTTGTCAGACAGAGTCAGGTTAAGGCAGAGAATATCTAAGTCAAAATCCAAAGCGACAGATTTAACCTTGCGGCGATCTTTCAGTCGTCGCAGCACGAGATCGCTGCGATCTGGTTACGCTTTCTCGCATCAAGAGGGCTTCGGCGAGCTCATCACGAGCGGGAAAAATATGCGTGCCTCGTTCATGGATTCGAGAAATGAGAAGAAACCTGGATGA
- the LOC135482618 gene encoding phospholipid-transporting ATPase ID-like isoform X1 produces MLEKRKNRRYRLHPMDSMQPQLGDVELKKVSSLKKSKELFDFKRGKTETKRKLRANDSEYNAAFQYANNYISTSKYNFLTFVPKNLFEQFQRIANAYFLGLLILQLIPWISSLTPLTTIIPLVGVLMLTAAKDAFDDIQRHRSDNRVNNRLSHVLRNGKVVDEVWHKVVVGDIIKMVNNQFVAADLLLLSSSEPNSLCYVETAELDGETNLKVRQAIPEIAEMGDNEEELAKFDGSIQCEPPNNRLGKYDGTLTWEGQQFSLDNEKLLLRGCVLRNTEWCYGLVVFAGKDTKLMQNCGKTTLKRTHIDRLVNILIIGIFIFLLSICLLCTICSGVWETLIGQNFQAYMPWDFYIPGGPSKEGTKAAGATVIALLVFLSYIIILNTVVPISLYVSVEVLRMAHSFWINWDEKMYHAKTDTPAHSRTTTLNEELGQIEYIFSDKTGTLTQNIMSFMKCSINAKSFGDAYDELGNKLEIGEKTPRVDFSDNPMSEPKFEFFDKALVQAVKSGDSDCHDFFRLLALCHTVMPEEKDGVLEYQAQSPDEGALVSAARNFGFVFRSRTPTTITIEVNGNTEVYELLCILDFNNVRKRMSVIVRKDGKIKLLCKGADNVIFERLGPKCRDLQELTTSHLSDFANEGLRTLCLAQKDISEEYYNSWKKDYHDASCAMELRDERLDEVYEQIEKDLELIGASAIEDKLQDGVPDAIANLALAGIKIWVLTGDKQETAINIGYSCKLLTDEMEDIFIIDGDSYQTVEDQIEGAKTVIKKSGNYPGVDVSFQTGSKTPLQPNENGTVGEQVVEDGDGVFALVINGHSLVYALDPKMEMLFLEVASLCKAVICCRVTPLQKALVVDLVKENKKAVTLAIGDGANDVSMIKTAHIGVGISGQEGMQAVLASDFSIAQFRYVERLLLVHGRWSYLRMCKFLKYFFYKNFSFTLCHFWFAFFCGFSAQTLYDQFFITCYNVFYTSLPVLMMGVFEQDVNDDYSTRYPKLYVPGQRNILFNKKVFAWSVIEGFLTSFALFFISYGALKDMVRPDGLDMADHHSFGVTVASILIVVVTLRCALDTIYWTGFNHFVIWGSIVFYFAFTFVLYADIWAYSYIGTGRNVMATASFWFTMLLTVVILLAPIIAWRFYNVDTTPTLSDRVRLRQRISKSKSKATDLTLRRSFSRRSTRSLRSGYAFSHQEGFGELITSGKNMRASFMDSRNEKKPG; encoded by the exons CTCATCCCATGGATCTCATCTCTGACCCCCCTAACCACCATCATACCGTTAGTAGGCGTGTTAATGCTCACTGCAGCCAAGGATGCTTTTGATGATATC CAACGCCATCGGAGTGATAATCGCGTAAACAATCGCTTGTCGCACGTGTTACGCAATGGCAAAGTTGTGGACGAGGTTTGGCACAAGGTTGTGGTCGGTGACATCATCAAGATGGTCAACAATCAGTTCGTAGCT GCTGACTTACTGCTGCTCTCGTCTAGTGAACCCAACAGTCTTTGCTATGTGGAAACTGCTGAATTGGACGG TGAGACCAATCTCAAAGTTCGCCAAGCGATCCCAGAGATTGCGGAGATGGGGGACAATGAAGAGGAACTCGCCAAATTTGATG GTTCCATCCAATGTGAGCCGCCCAACAACCGTCTGGGCAAGTACGATGGCACGCTCACTTGGGAGGGGCAGCAGTTTTCATTGGACAATGAGAAGTTACTCCTTCGTGGTTGTGTCCTCAGGAACACGGAGTGGTGCTATGGGCTAGTCGTCTTCGCGGGGAAGGACACAAAACTCATGCAGAATTGCGGGAAAACGACATTGAAGAGAACTCATATAGATCGACTGGTCAATATTCTCATTATAGGG ATCTTCATCTTCCTGTTGTCCATATGTCTGTTATGTACCATCTGCAGTGGAGTCTGGGAGACCTTGATTGGCCAGAACTTTCAGGCCTACATGCCGTGGGATTTCTACATCCCAGGCGGGCCTTCGAAGGAAGGGACCAAGGCGGCCGGGGCAACAGTCATTGCTCTATTGGTGTTCCTCTCCTATATCATTATACTCAACACTGTGGTACCGATTTCGTTATATGTCAG TGTGGAAGTTCTGCGCATGGCTCACAGTTTCTGGATAAACTGGGATGAAAAGATGTACCATGCTAAGACAGACACCCCAGCCCACTCAAGAACGACAACATTAAACGAGGAACTAGGCCAAATCGAGTATATTTTCTCGGACAAAACAGGGACATTGACACAG AATATCATGTCCTTCATGAAGTGCTCAATCAATGCCAAGTCATTTGGTGATGCATATGATGAACTTGGCAATAAGCTGGAGATTGGTGAG AAAACACCAAGAGTCGATTTTTCAGACAATCCTATGTCGGAGCCGAAGTTTGAGTTCTTCGACAAAGCGTTGGTCCAGGCTGTTAAGTCGGGGGATTCCGACTGTCACGATTTCTTCAGGCTGTTGGCTTTATGTCATACTGTCATGCCAGAAGAAAAGGATG GTGTGTTGGAATACCAGGCACAATCCCCTGATGAAGGAGCCCTTGTCTCGGCAGCGAGGAACTTTGGATTTGTGTTCAGG tcgCGTACGCCCACCACAATCACCATTGAAGTGAATGGAAACACAGAAGTTTATGAACTCCTCTGTATTCTAGATTTTAACAACGTCAGGAAAAGAATGTCC GTGATAGTACGCAAAGATGGTAAGATCAAGTTGTTATGTAAAGGTGCTGATAATGTGATATTTGAGAGACTTGGTCCAAAATGCCGGGATCTGCAAGAGCTTACCACCAGTCACTTGAGC GACTTTGCCAATGAAGGTCTCCGGACCTTATGTCTAGCCCAAAAGGACATCAGTGAAGAATATTACAACAGTTGGAAGAAGGATTACCATGATGCAAG CTGTGCCATGGAGCTGCGTGATGAGCGGTTGGATGAGGTCTACGAACAGATCGAGAAGGACTTGGAATTAATCGGGGCCTCGGCTATTGAGGACAAACTCCAAGATGGCGTACCAGATGCCATCGCCAATCTTGCACTCGCCGGTATCAAGATTTGGGTGTTGACGGGGGACAAACAAG AAACTGCAATCAACATTGGATATTCTTGTAAATTGCTTACGGACGAAATGGAAGATATATTCATCATCGACGGTGATTCATATCAGACAGTTGAAGATCAAATTGAGGGCGCCAAGACTGTCATCAAGAAATCTGGCAACTACCCGGGCGTTGATGTGTCCTTCCAAACTGGCAGCAAAACACCCCTCCAGCCGAATGAGAATGGGACAGTCGGTGAACAAGTCGTAGAAGATGGCGACGGTGTCTTCGCTCTTGTCATCAATGGGCATAGCTTG GTTTATGCTCTAGATCCCAAGATGGAGATGCTGTTCTTAGAGGTGGCTTCCTTGTGTAAAGCTGTGATATGTTGTCGAGTGACACCGCTCCAGAAAGCGCTTGTTGTCGACCTGGTCAAGGAAAATAAGAAGGCGGTCACTCTTGCCATCGGAGATGGAGCAAACGACGTCAGTATGATCAAAA CTGCTCACATTGGAGTCGGCATCAGTGGCCAGGAAGGAATGCAGGCTGTGCTCGCCAGTGACTTCTCCATTGCTCAGTTCCGTTATGTGGAACGCCTACTCTTAGTCCATGGCAGGTGGTCCTACCTCAGAATGTGCAAGTTCCTCAAGTATTTTTTCTATAAGAACTTCTCCTTCACTCTCTGCCACTTCTGGTTTGCGTTTTTCTGTGGATTTTCTGCTCAG ACTCTGTATGACCAGTTCTTCATTACATGTTATAATGTCTTCTACACATCGTTGCCGGTTTTAATGATGGGCGTATTTGAGCAG GATGTCAATGATGACTACTCAACCCGCTACCCGAAGCTGTACGTCCCTGGTCAGCGCAATATCCTCTTCAACAAGAAGGTGTTTGCGTGGAGCGTCATCGAAGGTTTCCTGACTTCCTTTGCTCTCTTCTTCATCTCATATGGAGCGCTCAAAGATATGGTCCGGCCGGATGGGTTAGACATGGCTGATCATCATTCATTTGGCGTCACCGTTGCGAGTATCCTCATCGTGGTTGTTACACTTAGA TGTGCCTTGGATACCATCTACTGGACAGGATTCAACCACTTTGTGATATGGGGAAGCATTGTTTTCTATTTTGCTTTCACATTTGTCTTGTACGCTGATATATGGGCTTACTCTTACATCGGCACAGGGCGGAACGTCATGGCGACCGCATCCTTTTGGTTCACAATGCTATTAACAGTGGTAATCCTATTGGCGCCAATCATTGCCTGGCGGTTCTACAATGTGGACACCACACCTACGTTGTCAGACAGAGTCAGGTTAAGGCAGAGAATATCTAAGTCAAAATCCAAAGCGACAGATTTAACCTTGCGGCGATCTTTCAGTCGTCGCAGCACGAGATCGCTGCGATCTGGTTACGCTTTCTCGCATCAAGAGGGCTTCGGCGAGCTCATCACGAGCGGGAAAAATATGCGTGCCTCGTTCATGGATTCGAGAAATGAGAAGAAACCTGGATGA
- the LOC135482618 gene encoding phospholipid-transporting ATPase ID-like isoform X7: MKPCWKRERTEETKRKLRANDSEYNAAFQYANNYISTSKYNFLTFVPKNLFEQFQRIANAYFLGLLILQLIPWISSLTPLTTIIPLVGVLMLTAAKDAFDDIQRHRSDNRVNNRLSHVLRNGKVVDEVWHKVVVGDIIKMVNNQFVAADLLLLSSSEPNSLCYVETAELDGETNLKVRQAIPEIAEMGDNEEELAKFDGSIQCEPPNNRLGKYDGTLTWEGQQFSLDNEKLLLRGCVLRNTEWCYGLVVFAGKDTKLMQNCGKTTLKRTHIDRLVNILIIGIFIFLLSICLLCTICSGVWETLIGQNFQAYMPWDFYIPGGPSKEGTKAAGATVIALLVFLSYIIILNTVVPISLYVSVEVLRMAHSFWINWDEKMYHAKTDTPAHSRTTTLNEELGQIEYIFSDKTGTLTQNIMSFMKCSINAKSFGDAYDELGNKLEIGEKTPRVDFSDNPMSEPKFEFFDKALVQAVKSGDSDCHDFFRLLALCHTVMPEEKDGVLEYQAQSPDEGALVSAARNFGFVFRSRTPTTITIEVNGNTEVYELLCILDFNNVRKRMSVIVRKDGKIKLLCKGADNVIFERLGPKCRDLQELTTSHLSDFANEGLRTLCLAQKDISEEYYNSWKKDYHDASCAMELRDERLDEVYEQIEKDLELIGASAIEDKLQDGVPDAIANLALAGIKIWVLTGDKQETAINIGYSCKLLTDEMEDIFIIDGDSYQTVEDQIEGAKTVIKKSGNYPGVDVSFQTGSKTPLQPNENGTVGEQVVEDGDGVFALVINGHSLVYALDPKMEMLFLEVASLCKAVICCRVTPLQKALVVDLVKENKKAVTLAIGDGANDVSMIKTAHIGVGISGQEGMQAVLASDFSIAQFRYVERLLLVHGRWSYLRMCKFLKYFFYKNFSFTLCHFWFAFFCGFSAQTLYDQFFITCYNVFYTSLPVLMMGVFEQDVNDDYSTRYPKLYVPGQRNILFNKKVFAWSVIEGFLTSFALFFISYGALKDMVRPDGLDMADHHSFGVTVASILIVVVTLRCALDTIYWTGFNHFVIWGSIVFYFAFTFVLYADIWAYSYIGTGRNVMATASFWFTMLLTVVILLAPIIAWRFYNVDTTPTLSDRVRLRQRISKSKSKATDLTLRRSFSRRSTRSLRSGYAFSHQEGFGELITSGKNMRASFMDSRNEKKPG; encoded by the exons CTCATCCCATGGATCTCATCTCTGACCCCCCTAACCACCATCATACCGTTAGTAGGCGTGTTAATGCTCACTGCAGCCAAGGATGCTTTTGATGATATC CAACGCCATCGGAGTGATAATCGCGTAAACAATCGCTTGTCGCACGTGTTACGCAATGGCAAAGTTGTGGACGAGGTTTGGCACAAGGTTGTGGTCGGTGACATCATCAAGATGGTCAACAATCAGTTCGTAGCT GCTGACTTACTGCTGCTCTCGTCTAGTGAACCCAACAGTCTTTGCTATGTGGAAACTGCTGAATTGGACGG TGAGACCAATCTCAAAGTTCGCCAAGCGATCCCAGAGATTGCGGAGATGGGGGACAATGAAGAGGAACTCGCCAAATTTGATG GTTCCATCCAATGTGAGCCGCCCAACAACCGTCTGGGCAAGTACGATGGCACGCTCACTTGGGAGGGGCAGCAGTTTTCATTGGACAATGAGAAGTTACTCCTTCGTGGTTGTGTCCTCAGGAACACGGAGTGGTGCTATGGGCTAGTCGTCTTCGCGGGGAAGGACACAAAACTCATGCAGAATTGCGGGAAAACGACATTGAAGAGAACTCATATAGATCGACTGGTCAATATTCTCATTATAGGG ATCTTCATCTTCCTGTTGTCCATATGTCTGTTATGTACCATCTGCAGTGGAGTCTGGGAGACCTTGATTGGCCAGAACTTTCAGGCCTACATGCCGTGGGATTTCTACATCCCAGGCGGGCCTTCGAAGGAAGGGACCAAGGCGGCCGGGGCAACAGTCATTGCTCTATTGGTGTTCCTCTCCTATATCATTATACTCAACACTGTGGTACCGATTTCGTTATATGTCAG TGTGGAAGTTCTGCGCATGGCTCACAGTTTCTGGATAAACTGGGATGAAAAGATGTACCATGCTAAGACAGACACCCCAGCCCACTCAAGAACGACAACATTAAACGAGGAACTAGGCCAAATCGAGTATATTTTCTCGGACAAAACAGGGACATTGACACAG AATATCATGTCCTTCATGAAGTGCTCAATCAATGCCAAGTCATTTGGTGATGCATATGATGAACTTGGCAATAAGCTGGAGATTGGTGAG AAAACACCAAGAGTCGATTTTTCAGACAATCCTATGTCGGAGCCGAAGTTTGAGTTCTTCGACAAAGCGTTGGTCCAGGCTGTTAAGTCGGGGGATTCCGACTGTCACGATTTCTTCAGGCTGTTGGCTTTATGTCATACTGTCATGCCAGAAGAAAAGGATG GTGTGTTGGAATACCAGGCACAATCCCCTGATGAAGGAGCCCTTGTCTCGGCAGCGAGGAACTTTGGATTTGTGTTCAGG tcgCGTACGCCCACCACAATCACCATTGAAGTGAATGGAAACACAGAAGTTTATGAACTCCTCTGTATTCTAGATTTTAACAACGTCAGGAAAAGAATGTCC GTGATAGTACGCAAAGATGGTAAGATCAAGTTGTTATGTAAAGGTGCTGATAATGTGATATTTGAGAGACTTGGTCCAAAATGCCGGGATCTGCAAGAGCTTACCACCAGTCACTTGAGC GACTTTGCCAATGAAGGTCTCCGGACCTTATGTCTAGCCCAAAAGGACATCAGTGAAGAATATTACAACAGTTGGAAGAAGGATTACCATGATGCAAG CTGTGCCATGGAGCTGCGTGATGAGCGGTTGGATGAGGTCTACGAACAGATCGAGAAGGACTTGGAATTAATCGGGGCCTCGGCTATTGAGGACAAACTCCAAGATGGCGTACCAGATGCCATCGCCAATCTTGCACTCGCCGGTATCAAGATTTGGGTGTTGACGGGGGACAAACAAG AAACTGCAATCAACATTGGATATTCTTGTAAATTGCTTACGGACGAAATGGAAGATATATTCATCATCGACGGTGATTCATATCAGACAGTTGAAGATCAAATTGAGGGCGCCAAGACTGTCATCAAGAAATCTGGCAACTACCCGGGCGTTGATGTGTCCTTCCAAACTGGCAGCAAAACACCCCTCCAGCCGAATGAGAATGGGACAGTCGGTGAACAAGTCGTAGAAGATGGCGACGGTGTCTTCGCTCTTGTCATCAATGGGCATAGCTTG GTTTATGCTCTAGATCCCAAGATGGAGATGCTGTTCTTAGAGGTGGCTTCCTTGTGTAAAGCTGTGATATGTTGTCGAGTGACACCGCTCCAGAAAGCGCTTGTTGTCGACCTGGTCAAGGAAAATAAGAAGGCGGTCACTCTTGCCATCGGAGATGGAGCAAACGACGTCAGTATGATCAAAA CTGCTCACATTGGAGTCGGCATCAGTGGCCAGGAAGGAATGCAGGCTGTGCTCGCCAGTGACTTCTCCATTGCTCAGTTCCGTTATGTGGAACGCCTACTCTTAGTCCATGGCAGGTGGTCCTACCTCAGAATGTGCAAGTTCCTCAAGTATTTTTTCTATAAGAACTTCTCCTTCACTCTCTGCCACTTCTGGTTTGCGTTTTTCTGTGGATTTTCTGCTCAG ACTCTGTATGACCAGTTCTTCATTACATGTTATAATGTCTTCTACACATCGTTGCCGGTTTTAATGATGGGCGTATTTGAGCAG GATGTCAATGATGACTACTCAACCCGCTACCCGAAGCTGTACGTCCCTGGTCAGCGCAATATCCTCTTCAACAAGAAGGTGTTTGCGTGGAGCGTCATCGAAGGTTTCCTGACTTCCTTTGCTCTCTTCTTCATCTCATATGGAGCGCTCAAAGATATGGTCCGGCCGGATGGGTTAGACATGGCTGATCATCATTCATTTGGCGTCACCGTTGCGAGTATCCTCATCGTGGTTGTTACACTTAGA TGTGCCTTGGATACCATCTACTGGACAGGATTCAACCACTTTGTGATATGGGGAAGCATTGTTTTCTATTTTGCTTTCACATTTGTCTTGTACGCTGATATATGGGCTTACTCTTACATCGGCACAGGGCGGAACGTCATGGCGACCGCATCCTTTTGGTTCACAATGCTATTAACAGTGGTAATCCTATTGGCGCCAATCATTGCCTGGCGGTTCTACAATGTGGACACCACACCTACGTTGTCAGACAGAGTCAGGTTAAGGCAGAGAATATCTAAGTCAAAATCCAAAGCGACAGATTTAACCTTGCGGCGATCTTTCAGTCGTCGCAGCACGAGATCGCTGCGATCTGGTTACGCTTTCTCGCATCAAGAGGGCTTCGGCGAGCTCATCACGAGCGGGAAAAATATGCGTGCCTCGTTCATGGATTCGAGAAATGAGAAGAAACCTGGATGA